Genomic segment of Verrucomicrobiota bacterium:
CTCAATGACCGGACTTGGGGAGGCAGCCGATCTTGGCGAACGCGATGCAGTAGGCGAGGACGACCGCGCCGAGGATCCACCATCCGCCGGGTGAAACGGTGGCCTTATACATCCCCCAGCCGAGCACGAGGCCGAGGACGACATAAACCGCGAGGGTCGAATAGAATTTCATGGGCCGCGAGAATAGTGCGAATGCCGGGGGGCGCAAGCCGCAAGTCCGGTCCCCGGGCCGGGTCAGACTTCGACGCGGCCCTCGAACACGAACTCGGCCGGACCGGTGAGATGCACATCGGAGAAGCCGGCGTCGTCGGACTTGAAGCGCACTTCCAGCAAGTCGCCGCCCTGCACCTGCACCCGGACGGGCGAGGTGAAGCCGTGCACCCGCGCCGCGATCATCGCCGAGGCGCTCACTCCGGTGCCGCACGCAAGCGTCTCGCCCTCGACGCCGCGCTCGTAGGTGCGGACGCGGATGTGCCCGGGACCGAGCACCTGCACAAAGTTGACGTTCGTGCCCTTCGGGGCGAAGTGCGGATGAAACCGCACCTCGTGGCCGAGTTGCTGGACCATCGCGCGGTCGGCGTCGGGCACGAAGACCACGGCGTGCGGCACGCCGGTGTTGAGTGAATGGATCACGGCGGGACCGGTGGAGAGCGCGACCGCTTCGCCGAGCCGCAGGCCGTGGGGCGGCGTGAGGTTCACGGTGACGCGCGCGCCTTCAAAACTCGCCGCGATGACGCCCGCGCCGGTCTCAAACGTGAACCCGCGCTCCGCGCCCGTGAGCCGCTGCACGAACCGGCCAAAGCACCGCGCGCCGTTGCCGCACATGTCGGCGGAGCTGCCGTCGCTGTTGTAGAATTCCCATGCCCAGTCGGCTTTTCCCGAGGCGCATGGAACGAGC
This window contains:
- a CDS encoding diaminopimelate epimerase, giving the protein MMIEFTKMNGAGNDFVLVDNRGGTIRLTPGQVARLCHRQRGVGADGLFLLVPCASGKADWAWEFYNSDGSSADMCGNGARCFGRFVQRLTGAERGFTFETGAGVIAASFEGARVTVNLTPPHGLRLGEAVALSTGPAVIHSLNTGVPHAVVFVPDADRAMVQQLGHEVRFHPHFAPKGTNVNFVQVLGPGHIRVRTYERGVEGETLACGTGVSASAMIAARVHGFTSPVRVQVQGGDLLEVRFKSDDAGFSDVHLTGPAEFVFEGRVEV